In a single window of the Dreissena polymorpha isolate Duluth1 chromosome 3, UMN_Dpol_1.0, whole genome shotgun sequence genome:
- the LOC127874292 gene encoding post-GPI attachment to proteins factor 2-like, with translation MEKNTLCYVKASHLGYFTMGLPGLATFIAIAYSILYDFKGSTATHCNVRNILPTVSACISRCPQCYIWRIFIALHAAPRFMFAAAWYNWYMQVQVGKSQALYGLLVKITIGLHVVENLMLVTLTCVSSLENRNIHENSFVLFMACSWLVFLLSIVLSKWGNRTHPEDRKSYMLKKLFAVINIASFSLALYSYFRHNAYCEPYVYSWFAFFEYVTIYSNILFHGTATIDVREYSAGLVLTDLLRKHK, from the exons ATGGAGAAAAATACACTTTGCTACGTAAAAGCATCGCATTTGGGATATTTTACTATGGGATTGCCCGGTCTTGCCACGTTTATTGCGATAGCTTACTCCATATTGTATGACTTTAAGGGTTCTACCGCGACACACTGTAAT GTTCGCAACATCCTTCCCACTGTGAGTGCATGCATCAGTCGCTGTCCACAGTGTTATATCTGGCGGATCTTTATCGCTCTGCATGCAGCACCAAGGTTCATGTTTGCAGCTGCCTGGTATAATTGGTACATGCAGGTCCAAGTAG GTAAAAGCCAGGCTTTATATGGATTGCTTGTGAAGATAACAATAGGCCTTCACGTGGTTGAGAATCTCATGCTGGTGACTTTAACCTGTGTGTCTTCACTTGAAAACAGAA ATATCCATGAAAACAGTTTTGTGCTGTTTATGGCTTGTTCCTGGCTAGTGTTCCTACTTAGTATAGTTCTCTCAAAATGGGGCAACAGGACACATCCTGAG GACAGGAAGTCTTACATGCTCAAGAAGCTGTTTGCTGTGATAAACATTGCCAGTTTCTCACTGGCACTCTATTCCTACTTCAGACACAACGCATACTGTGAGCCCTATG TGTACAGTTGGTTTGCGTTTTTCGAGTATGTGACCATCTACTCCAACATTCTTTTCCACGGTACGGCCACGATTGATGTGCGGGAGTACTCTGCCGGTCTTGTTCTCACTGATCTCCTGCGCAAGCATAAATAG
- the LOC127873521 gene encoding cubilin-like produces the protein MMTGSGAVLATLLFACLLIVQRVDSQCSGSALTLQASTTPQKFSSPGYPIAYNNDLSCTWLLDSGVDGQRILLYSDAYSIHCPSDSVDIYDGNSTSSPGLQAGLCGSSKTGEFVTRDRHALVTFRTDASLTERGFEFIYLSAADTSGTGCNSEYTLTASEQAQFLTSQNFPAFYSSNSFCRWEIVPSSAQSAVSVQVTFADIEADDNCRYDKMEIYDGSYICENKLVSTYCPFRTGTDFSPSTYTSAEAITVILRSDNSFERHGFILKYWETTVTTTTTVATTVTTTVTSSTALQTTAAAPTTAALTTQASPVTSEVPSISIKEQNTDASTNIVMMVVSGLSGAGGVLALLAVWRTFRYINGRKRPKKGLIHVQGATSLTSISISSSSDSGSLQSRQGPPPSILAFV, from the exons ATGATGACCGGAAGCGGTGCCGTCCTGGCGACCCTACTGTTTGCTTGTTTGCTGATCGTTCAGCGTG TGGACTCCCAGTGCAGCGGAAGTGCGTTGACCCTGCAGGCCTCGACTACGCCACAGAAGTTTTCAAGTCCTGGCTATCCGATAGCCTACAATAA CGACCTTTCGTGCACGTGGCTACTTGACTCCGGTGTGGACGGTCAGCGGATACTCCTCTACTCGGATGCCTACAGTATCCACTGTCCATCGGACTCCGTCGACATCTACGACG GAAACAGCACGAGCTCCCCCGGGCTCCAGGCGGGCCTTTGCGGAAGCTCGAAAACGGGCGAGTTCGTCACGCGCGACCGGCACGCGTTGGTCACGTTCCGCACGGACGCCTCGCTCACCGAGAGGGGCTTCGAGTTCATCTACCTCTCAGCAGCAGACACAT CCGGAACCGGATGTAACAGCGAGTACACGCTTACGGCGTCCGAGCAGGCACAGTTTTTGACGTCACAGAATTTTCCAGCGTTCTATAGCAG CAACAGTTTCTGTCGCTGGGAGATCGTCCCCTCGTCGGCTCAGTCCGCCGTCAGTGTCCAGGTGACGTTCGCCGACATAGAGGCCGACGACAATTGTCGCTACGACAAAATGGAAATATATGACG GAAGTTACATTTGTGAGAACAAGCTTGTATCAACATACTGCCCGTTCCGGACCGGAACTGACTTCTCACCGTCGACGTACACATCCGCCGAGGCGATAACCGTCATATTGAGGTCGGATAACTCTTTCGAGCGGCACGGCTTCATACTCAAGTACTGGGAGACGACAGTTACCACCACGACTACCGTGGCAACTACCGTAACAACTACCGTGACGTCATCTACGGCGTTACAAACCACGGCTGCAGCGCCTACCACAGCCGCGTTGACCACTCAGGCTTCTCCAGTAACTAGCGAGGTGCCGTCGATCTCCATCAAGGAACAGAACACAG ACGCCAGTACAAATatagtgatgatggtggtgtCGGGGCTGTCAGGGGCCGGCGGGGTGCTAGCGCTTCTTGCCGTATGGCGGACCTTCCGGTACATCAATGGAAGGAAGCGGCCGAAGAAGGGCCTGATCCACGTGCAGGGGGCGACTTCCCTGACCTCCATCAGCATCAGCAGTAGTAGCGACAGCGGAAGTCTCCAGAGCCGCCAGGGACCGCCGCCCAGCATACTAGCGTTTGTTTAA